Below is a window of Flavobacterium sp. CFS9 DNA.
ACATAATTAAACACATCACTCAAAAAAAATTAATTTAAATTACATTTTAAGTAATATATTTGTTAAAAGCTGTTTTCACAAACTTAACCGTTTTATCTATCAAAATTGTCCAAAAAACTTTCACTTTTGACCAATTCACCGTAATCTTCACTTCTGCGAAGCAAAAGTCATTTGTTACATTTTTACAAAAGCCTAAAACTTACCCAAAAAACATTCTTTTGAAACTCATTCCCTACTCATTTAAAAACTACTATAATTCATGAAAAATGTAAAAGAATTACTTCTAACCTTATTTTTATTCACCTTTATGTACACTACTTTACATGCTCAAAATGAAATTATACCACTCTGGAATACAATACCAGACGAAATAAAAGCTCCAGATTACAAGGAAAATGAATCTTTAATAGACGGGAAAGTACAGAGCACAAGTTTAGTTACCGTTCCAACATTGAGTATTTTTTTACCTAAAGAAAGTAAACCCAATCAAACTGCTGTTCTAATTTTTCCCGGAGGAGGATACCAGCATCTAGCCATTGATAAAGAAGGGACTAAAGTCGCCAACTGGCTCAATAGTCTCGGAATTGCGGCTTTTGTTGTCAAATACAGATTACCGAGTGATCAAATCATGAAAAACAAAAATACCGGACCGTTGCAGGACGCACAGGAAGCCATCCGCCACATAAGGCAAAATGCTGCAAAATACAACATAGACACTAACAAAATAGGGATTATGGGCTTCTCGGCCGGAGGACATTTAGCGGCTACCCTGGCAACACATTACGATGAAGTCACTTACGACTCAAAATCTAAAACAAATGCACGTCCGGACTTTTCACTTTTAATCTATCCGGTAATCTCCATGCAAAATGAAATTACGCATAAAGGCTCACAAAGCAGTCTACTGGGAAATAATCCCTCACAAGAATTACGGGATTTTTACTCTAACGAAAAGAAAGTTACTTCAAAAACTCCTCCCGCTTTTCTGATTCATGCCACAGACGACAAAGTGGTTTTACCGGAGAATAGTATCAATTACTATCTGGCACTTAAACGAAACGGAGTTTCAGCTGAATTACATCT
It encodes the following:
- a CDS encoding alpha/beta hydrolase, which codes for MKNVKELLLTLFLFTFMYTTLHAQNEIIPLWNTIPDEIKAPDYKENESLIDGKVQSTSLVTVPTLSIFLPKESKPNQTAVLIFPGGGYQHLAIDKEGTKVANWLNSLGIAAFVVKYRLPSDQIMKNKNTGPLQDAQEAIRHIRQNAAKYNIDTNKIGIMGFSAGGHLAATLATHYDEVTYDSKSKTNARPDFSLLIYPVISMQNEITHKGSQSSLLGNNPSQELRDFYSNEKKVTSKTPPAFLIHATDDKVVLPENSINYYLALKRNGVSAELHLYEKGGHGFGLGVNSTSKFWTRDCEEWLKINGYL